A single Malaclemys terrapin pileata isolate rMalTer1 chromosome 3, rMalTer1.hap1, whole genome shotgun sequence DNA region contains:
- the ANKRD66 gene encoding ankyrin repeat domain-containing protein 66 codes for MTELHEAVALGDYDLVNELLKKGLCDVNYKDTDWNDRTPLHWASAKGQSEMVKLLVQHGARLCLRTDVGWTPAHFAAESGRLGVLRTLHFLHAAIDAADLYGDTPKRIAEIYGHKDCVKFLEIAEVECRDYRLVAGLKGIQLDQTDEDWELKKEELKKNTPCAQAKYTRSTQKKNRGKNVKQ; via the exons ATGACAGAGCTTCATGAAGCTGTAGCTCTGGGCGATTATGATTTAGTGAATGAGCTTCTGAAAAAAGGGCTTTGTGATGTGAATTACAAAGATACGGACTGGAATGACAGGACACCATTACACTGGGCTTCTGCTAAAG GGCAATCGGAGATGGTAAAGCTACTTGTGCAGCATGGCGCTCGCCTTTGCTTGAGAACTGACGTGGGTTGGACTCCAGCTCATTTTGCGGCTGAGTCAGGAAGACTAGGTGTGCTAAGGACTCTTCATTTTTTGCATGCCGCCATCGATGCAGCAGATCTCTATGGGGACACTCCGAAAAGGATTGCAGAAATCTACGGACACAAAGACTGCGTGAAGTTCTTAGAAAT AGCTGAAGTGGAGTGCAGGGACTACCGTTTGGTGGCAGGATTGAAAGGAATTCAACTGGACCAGACAGATGAAGACTGGGAACTCAAGAAAGAAGAGCTTAAGAAAAATACACCCTGTGCTCAGGCGAAATATACACGCTCTACTCAAAAGAAAAACAGAGGAAAGAATGTGAAACAATAG
- the LOC128834936 gene encoding taste receptor type 2 member 40-like, with protein sequence MGDNDCNFVKEDDITNSSIIVLVILVCEAFVGMWINSFIMAVNCVGCVKQRCLSSTDNILAVLAFSRFCFLLKTTLQTFCSTFYPEIYYLHSVFQAFRAVTWFLNSSNQWFAACLCVFYCVKIANFSHPLFIWLKFKISRLVPWLLLGSVLFSLFSSLPFLNAIYKIECNDFNSSLKRHYNAKNVTVETSVSQVLSICGTGFSMAFTIFIISASLLLFSLWRHTQQMQNNSSSFRSPCMEAHIQAMKTIVSFFLINIVNFIALLTLLTNIYQETSPASIACTIIVDACPSVHSVILILSNPKLKKTLIKVLHYAKCKR encoded by the coding sequence ATGGGGGACAATGATTGTAACTTCGTAAAAGAGGATGACATCACTAACTCAAGTATAATTGTCCTGGTAATCTTAGTATGTGAGGCTTTTGTCGGGATGTGGATAAATTCTTTCATTATGGCTGTGAATTGTGTTGGATGTGTCAAGCAGAGGTGCCTGTCTTCAACTGATAATATCTTGGCTGTCCTGGCATTCTCAAGATTTTGCTTCTTGCTCAAAACAACTTTACAGACTTTTTGCTCAACATTTTACCCAGAGATCTATTACCTGCACTCCGTGTTCCAAGCATTCAGAGCGGTCACCTGGTTTTTGAACTCTTCCAATCAATGGTTCGCTGCCTGCTTGTGTGTATTTTACTGTGTGAAAATTGCAAACTTCAGCCACCCCCTCTTCATCTGGCTAAAATTTAAAATCTCCAGGCTGGTGCCATGGTTGCTCCTGGGATCTGTGCTTTTCTCCTTGTTCAGCAGCCTCCCTTTCCTTAATGCTATTTACAAAATAGAGTGTAATGATTTCAATTCCAGCCTCAAAAGACATTACAATGCGAAAAATGTCACAGTGGAAACATCTGTGTCTCAAGTACTTTCTATCTGTGGCACTGGATTTTCCATGGCGTTCACCATATTTATCATTTCAGCCTCTCTGTTGTTGTTCTCTCTCTGGAGACACacacaacagatgcaaaacaacTCAAGTAGTTTCAGGAGCCCCTGCATGGAGGCCCACATTCAAGCAATGAAAACTATCGTGTCTTTCTTCCTCATCAATATTGTTAACTTTATAGCTTTGCTGACCTTGTTGACGAATATATATCAAGAAACATCTCCTGCCAGCATTGCCTGTACAATCATTGTAGATGCTTGTCCATCAGTACATTCCGTTATCTTGATTCTGAGCAAtcccaaactgaaaaaaactttGATTAAAGTTCTGCATTATGCAAAGTGCAAGAGATGA